The genomic region CCGGCGGGGTGCCCGAGATTGTCCGCAAGCAGGTCAGCAGCTGCATCGCCGCGGAGATGGGCAAGTCGTCCGACCGGCGCATGTTGGCCAGTGACTTTGGCGACGCCTTCGCGCAGGCGCTGGCGGATGCGCCCGAGCGTGTCTTTCACATCGGATTCTCCCGCGCGCGGTTTGCGCGCATACCCACGAGGTAACGCAATGGCCGACGACAGCAAGAAGGAGAAGTCCGCGCAGAACTGGGGCCGCGACGCGGTGATTTTCGGCGCGGGCGTGGTGACTGGCGTGGTGGGCACCGTGACGGCGGGGCACATCTGGCCGAGCAAGGTGGCCGTGCCCAAGGCGGTGGCCGACGCGGTCGCCGGCACCAGCGCCACCACCGCGGCGAAGTAGCAGCCGCGCATCCCTCCCACCCTCAACCAATCAACCGGCGTGCCCGCTGATTGCGTGCGCGCGTGGAGAGAGTCATGCCGCAAGAGTCGACGCTGTTGACGACGGTGCCGTTTCGCAAGGGCAAGCAGGTCCTCGAAAGAGAGGCCGGCTACACCCCGGGGCAGATGATGGCGCCCCCGGGCACCGTGTGCGACGCCATCGTGATGGACTTCGAGTGCCAGGTCTCGGCCTCGGCCGCGGTCGCGACCGCGCTGACGATGACCCAGCGCTTGGCGGTGCTGTCGCTGTTCACGTTCAACCTCAAGCTCTCGCTTGCCGGAGAGCAGACGATGGAGCCGTGGCAGGGCACCACCCTCGACAGGATGCGGCTCGCAAGCCTCCGCATCCTCGAACTCGACGCGGAGGGCCTCGACGACGCGACGGGCGGGCTCGCGCGGACGTACGCGGCGGGCAACAACACCGTCTCGTTCCGCGTGTACGCGCCGACCGGCCACGTGGCGAAGATTCGCGAGTCGGCCCTGTTCACCGGCCTCTCGCCGGAGCAGTTGCTCGACGCGGACATGTCCGTCACGCGTGGTGACGCCGACCCGTTCCGGGGCGCGAATGCGTCCCTGACGCTCTCCACGGTGAAGGTCACGTTTTCGCCCGGGCTCAAGAAGGCCGAGGCCCGCCGCCTCGGACTGCCGGTCCACGAACGCAAGCTGACCAACGCCGAGTCCGACACCGTGAGCACCCCGGATGGCCTGGTGCTCGACCTGTCGCAGGAGGGCGCGTTGCTGGGCACGACGCTCGGCATCGTCCGCGTCACGGTGGGTGGCATCACCGTGGCGGACGACCCCGCCACGCCGGCGCGCATCTACGCGGACTACCTGCGGCGATATCCGGGCGTCAGCCAGGGTGAGAAGGACATCACCACGTCCAGGACGCCTCTCTACCTCGTGTCGCCGGGCCCGCTGACGCGGCAATTCGCCGGCAGCGTCGCCGTGAAGCAGAAGGAGCGCACGACGGAGTGGGCCGCGCGCGTGCTGTACCTCCCGCTCCCCTCGCACGAGGTGGTGATGGGCATGGTGCAGGCGTACGCGGCGCGCCTGGAGCCGGGCCGGAGCGTCATCGCCGTGTCCACGGCGATGTACGAGGGGATGCAGGTGGATGACGCCCTGCTGCCGTACTGCGGGATGACGCTGTTCAGGGACGATGAGGAGGGCTACGGGGATTACCCCGGGTTGTACTGCTCAGCGGGTGGCACGCCCTACGTGTACGTGCCCGAGCAGCGGCAGCGGCAGGCCGCGCTCAAGGTGGCGGATGCGATGCGCAAGACGCCGATGTACCCCGCCGGCAACAAGCGCCTGGTCAAGTCGGTGGTGCTCGACGAGGTGCGCTGGGTGCCGGGCGCCATCACCGCGCCGGGCGGCTTCGCGGTGATGTCGCGCGTCCGCCAGGACGTGACGACGGTCATCCGTGAGGCCGTCACGTCCTACAACGCCGCGCTGTCCGGCGCGCTCTGACGACGAGGCGGGGGCGCCCACGCGGCGCCCCGCTTCCCCCCTCAACCTCAACGCGAGGTGTCCCGTGCTGATATTCGCCGCGGTGGCGCTGGTGAGTCTGGTTGGTGCCCGTCGCGTGCTGACGCGTGCGGAGTCGCGCGCGGCGACGAAGCCGGCCGCCACCAGCTCCACCGGCGAAAAGCCGGCGCCCCCGCCTCCGTCGTCCATGCCCGAGCATCCGGCGCCCCCGCCGGTTGTCCCTGAGTCACCTCCGGCAAGCCCGGAGCCCCCGCCTGTTCCCCCGCCGCCGCCACTCCCTCCTCCTCCGCCGCCGAAGCCCATGCCTCCTGCCGCCGCGGCAATCGTGGCCAACGGAGGCGCGGCCCTGGCCGCGGTGCTGGCTGCAACGCCGGCCGCGCCATTTGCGCCGCTGGTCGCGTTCGCGGCCAAACTGCTTGGTGGCTGGCTCACGGAGCATGAGCAGGCCCGCATCGCGCAGACGTACATCTCGGAGACGCGCACCATTGCGCTGCTCCAGGCGTATTACGAGGGCTACACCGCTCGCTACAACCAGGCGGTGGGGCTCTACAACGCCGGCTTTTTCGCGCAAGCCGAAGAGGTGTTCGCGAGTTGCGAGGAGGCCGGCAGGGCGAACCGCGCAAAGCTGGTCGAGCACATCGACTCGACGGAGGTCTCCTCCTATCGCGCGTGGATGGCCAAGGTGGGGCCGGACGCGAGCGCCAGCGACCTGGATAACCACCTATGGGATGGGTGGTTGCTCGGCACCGCGGGCATTGCTGGCTGGCCCAATACGCGCGAGTTCCAGGCGGGCGTGGCGGGCGGATGGGTGCAGGTGTGTCGCTCGGGCAAGGTCATCAAGTGGGCGCCGCGGCCGGGGCACCCTGACTACGAGGGCACCATTGTCCCGCCGCTGTCGGCCGAGGCGGAGGCGCATTTGCGCCAGCGCCAGGCCGAGCGCCTGGTGGCGCGTGCCCACCAGGAGAGCACGGGCCAGGGCGTCATCGCCGCGCACAAGTCGGACCGCGCGACGGGCACCTACGACGAGGAGCAGCTGGAGCTGCCGGAGCCGCCGCGGCCGTCTCCACCGCCCGCCACGCCGAAGCCAGCTCCGCCGCCCCCAGCTCCGCCGCCCCCAGCTCCGCCGCCCCCGGTCCCAGCCCCAGCGCCACCGCCACCGCCTCCAGCTCCAGCCCCACCAGTCCGGCCCCCCGTTGTGCCCCCCGAACCAGGCCGTAAGCGCCTTGTGGAGTAGCCACATGCTGACGAGCAACATCATCACCGGCATCACCGCGGCGGTACTGGGCGGCGGCCTGGTGCTGGTCCTCCAGCGCCGCACGCTGGCGCCTGGTCCTGCACCTGGTCAGCCTCCTCCTGGCCGGTCCACGGCGCCGCCTGCGCCCGGTCAACCTCCCCCTGGCCAGTCCACGGCGCCGAGCCAGCCTCCGCCAGCGGATGACGCTGGATGGGACAAGGCCCTCCCCGCGGCGGGAGGCATCACCAAGCCCGCGCCCCAGGCCGCGCAGACGACGACGCAGACGGCACAGCCGGGACTGTGGGCGGGGCCCATCGAGGGGCGGGACGACGGTGAGGCTGTGAGGCGCGGCATCTGGGCGGGCCCTCCCGAGGCGCCGGCCGGGGTGCGCGCGGGCGACCAGGTGATGACCAAGGGCGGCACGACGACGCCCCCCACCAAGCCGGCCCCGTGGGCCGAGGAGTACTGACATGGCAGCCGCTAAGACGGAGTCCAACAACATGCCCCTGGTTGTCGGTGGGGTGGGCGCGCTGGCCATTGCTGGCCTCGGCGCCGCCCTGCTGATGCGCAAGAGCGACAGCGGCGCCAACGATGCGGCCGCCAAGCTCCAGGCCCAGCTCGATGAGGTGCAGCGCCAGGCGCGGGAGGCCAAGGCGGCCCAGGATGCCGCGGCAATCGCGGCTGCCCAGCAACAGGCCGCGTTGCTCCAGGCGCAGCTCGCCGCCGCGCAGCAGGCCGCGGCCAGGCCGGCCACTCCGGCGCCGGCCGTCCCGTCGCCCGGCGCTGGTGGTGGCGGTGGCGGTGGCGGTGGCGGCATCTGGAACGACATCAGCGGTATTGCTGGTGCGCTGGGGACCATCGCCGGCGCGGTCGGCAGCATCTGGGGCTGACCATGGCGCTCACCACGGACCAGGAGCGGGTGGTGGCCCAGCTCCAAGCCACTGTCCTCTCGCTCCTCGCTCGCGCAGAGGCAGCCGCGCGCCAGGTCGAGACGGCGCGGGACTGGCTCGACTGGGTGCCGGACTGGGGACTCCCGGTGCCGGGGCTGTCGCTGTTGTCGGCTGCGCGGGAGCTCCTGGGCAACGACACTCAGGCGCAAGTCGTTGGAGCGTTGCGCCAGGTCGCGGACCTGGTGCCGCGCTGGGCGGGGCCCGACGGGCAAAAGTACATGTGGCTGATGCGGGGCCTCCGAGATGACGGGACCCCGTACCCCGCGCAGCTGTGGGTGGACGAGGGCAACGCGATTGCGTCCACCCTGGCGTCGGGACTCCAGGAGGTCCACAACGCCTCCACGCTCACCGTGTTGGCGCAGACGGGCGAGGCCGTGGAGGACGCGGTGGCGGACGCCGGCCGCGCTGCTGCTGGCGCGGTGGGCGCTGTCGCGGAGGCCGCGTCAGGCGTGGCGGGCGCTGTGGTGGGCCCATGGAGCTGGCCCGTCAAGCTGGCGCTGGGTGGCGTCGCCACTGTTGCGGTGCTCGGCGCGGGCTCGCTGTTGTGGCAGTCGATGCGCGCCACGCCGGCGGGCATGGCTGTCCGCGGTGCTGGCCTCGCGCTGCGGGTGGGCGCACGGCCCCTGGCCAACGCGGCGCGCGCGGCGGGCGCGCGCGTCGTCCAACGCATCGAGCAAGCCGAGCGCGCCGAGCGCGCAACGGTGCGGCGCAAGCCGAGGAGGCGCAAATGAGTGGTGGAGTCGTTGCGGCGTTGCTGGCCGCGGCTGTGTCTGGCGCGGGCGGTCTGTTGGTCCTGCGCCGGCGGGCGCCGGCGGGTGTGCAGGATGTCCTCACCCTGGACGAGCTGCGCGAGCTGACGCCGCGGCTCACGGAGGCCAAGCGCGTCGAGTACCTCCCGTACATCAACCAGGCGCTGCGAGAGTGGGACATCACCTCGTACGCGCGCGTGACGGCATGGCTCGGACAGATGCTGTTCGAGTCCAACCAATTTGCGGCGTGGCGCGAGGTTGGCGACGCGTCGGCCTACGAGGGGCGCGCGTCCCTCGGCAACACGCAGCCCGGCGACGGCGAGCGTTTTCGCGGCCGCGGTCCGGTGCAACTCACCGGGCGCGACAACTACACGCGAGCGGGCAAGGCGCTGGGGCTGCCGCTCGCAACCCAGCCTGAGCTGGTCGAGCGGCCCGAGGTCGGGTTTCGGACCGCCGCGTGGTTTTGGCGGTCGGGCAACGGCGACCTCAACCCGTACGCGGACCTGGAGACGGACGACGCGTATCTCGCAATCACCCGCCGCATCAACGGCGGCACCAACGGCTTGGAGCAGAGGCGCAACTACTGGACGCGGGCCAAGGCCGCGCTGTCCTCGAGGAGGGCCGCAACGTGAGTCCGGAGATGCTGGACCTGGTGCAGTTTCTCGCCGCGGCCGCGACGGGCCCGCTGTCCGCGGTGCTGGCCAACAGCCGCACGGTGCGACGGCGCCTGGCGCGGCTCACGCGTGAGGTGCGCGAGCTGCGCGAGCGTGACGCGGAGCGCGTCGAGGGCGTCGCGGAGCTGCGCGCGGATGCGCTCGCGCTCCGGGCGCGTGTCGCGACTGGGGAGCGGCGCGCGCGCCGCCGGTGGTCGTACGTGAGCGGCGCGTTGATGGCGCTGCGCGGAGGCCGGTAGGTCATGGCCATCTATGTCAAAGAGGTGTTGTGCAAGGGCCCCGATGTCCCGGTCAGCGCTGGAGGTCGCGGCCGCGGATTCCGCGTCGAGATGTCGGGCGCGTACCCCAACGCGCGCTATCCCGTGACGGTGCGCTTGTACCGGGACGAGCACGAGACGTACGCGGCGCACACGCTGTACGACCGGCGCGCGCGATTCCCTGCCGAGGGATTTTCGCGGATAGAAATCTTGGGCGCCCTCAACGTCACCTGGCGCGTCACGGTATACGAGCTCGCCGCGGATTGGGACGAGTCGCCCCCGGAGCTGTACGAGACGTACGTTGACAGCGACCCCAACGGCGGGGACGTCCTCAAGGCGATGATGACGATGATGCCGATGTACGACGGCGGCGGCGCCTCGGCTAACGGCACGCGCATCCTCGGTTGCACGCTGTCCGGGGTCCCGCGTCTGGCCAAGGCGCCGGACGGCATCTCCGCGCCGCTGGCGCTGGACGCGGGTGGGCGTCTGCGCGTCGTGGACGAGGTGGCAGCCGTGGTCATCGCGAGCGGCACGTACACCGCGGCGGACCCCATCCCGGCTGTGGCCACGCTCACGCCGACGTCGCACGACGTGTCCGCGTACCGCAACCTGTGGTTGCGCATCGGGAGCGTCACGTTGAGCGGCGGGACGACGCCGACCGTCGCGCCCGCCATCGACTCACGCACCTCGGCGGATGCGAGCATCAACAGTTTCGCCGGCGCCGCCGTCCCGAGTGGCGGGAGCGCCGAGGTGCAGACGGGCGCGGGTCTCGTCCACTCCAGTGGCAACGTGCGCGCCTACGGCGTGCGCGTGCTCCGCGTGCGGCCGTCGCTGGTTATCGCCGGCTCGCCCACTGCGGCGAGCGTGGTGTGGGAGCTCGTGGCGTCGAGGTAGCGCCGTCCTGACCGACAGATGCGGACTCCCGCGCGCTGCCCATGCGGCGCGGCGGGAGTCGTGTTGCCTCACCCACCCCTCGCCGCGGGGCGCGGGGGGATGTGGCGTTACTCGCCCCGATGACGGAGTGACAACGATGGCCAGCAGCATCAGCAAGATTGTCGTGTGGGTCCTCGGCGCCGCCTGTGCGGCCGCCGGAGTCATCTCCACGTGGGCCCCGGACGGCATCCTCCAGTCCGGCGCCGACCAGGTCGCCGGCGCGTGCGAGGCCGCGGGCATCCCCGCGTACCCGCGCGACGCCAGCGGGCAGCCCCTGCCGCGGCCCCAGGCGGCCCACCAGGACGCCGAGCGGTCGGTGGGGGTGGTGAGGCAGGGGACGGGCTGGGTGCCCGTCCTGCGGCCCGTGGAGGGCCGCTCCACGGTGGAGGACGTGGGCCCGGCCCAGTAGCGCCAGGCGCCGCGGTGGTGCTGGAGCTCCAGGAGCTCCAGCACCTGGTCGTCGGCGCGGAGCTCGCCGGCGCGCAGTCCATGGGATGGACTCCCTCCGCCAATCGGGACGGTGTAGAGGAATCCCCGTATTGGTCAGCGTGTCCCAAGGGGGCACGTATTTACGCAAGGGGGGCCGGCCCGCCCTTTGAATATCGCCATGCCCCGGTGCGTCGCTGACCCTGCGCGGGTCCGTGGTTGTCGGGGTAGGCTGGATGTCGGAGGCACCGCGCGATGGGCACCAACACGAGCATCAACAACTGGGACGGTCGCACGCTGGGAAACCATCGTGTGATTGGCCGATATTGGGAGGCCGGTAAGGCCATGGGCCAGCGATTCGCGCACGTGTTTGCGACTCTCGCCCCATCAGGCGGCGCGGGGGTTGGAGTCATCCTGGCGGGTGATGACCTCCCAGCGGGATGGAGGTTGGTTGTCAGTACCGACAAGGGCAAGGGCCCGTCCCGCATGATGGTGGAGTTCGAGCGCACGCCAGCGGGCGACGATAGCGGCGGAGCGGTCTCGCAGGAGGACACGGCGGGGCTTGCCGATGGTCTCGACGCGTTGTCGAGCGTCATGGAGACACTGGCGGACGACAGCGCGGCGCGCGCGCGCCTGGCTCATTCATCCGATGCGGCCGCTGCGGAGCGCCTACGCGCGCAATTGGCGGGTTTCAGCGCGTCCCTCGGTGCGCGGCCCGACCACGTGCAAAACCAACGGGCGCCAGGCCGCCGCGTCCCGGTGTTGCTCGCATGCGCTGGTGTCGTGGGTGTGGCCGTCGTCGCTGCTGTTGGCCTGCTCAGCCGACAAGGACCGGCTCGGATTGGTGACGTGCGGCCCACCGTCGAGCCGGTCTCGCTGACGGATGTCGAGCAGCACAATGGGGTTGGTGGTGGTGGGCTCGCATGGGCCGTTGCGGCCGAGGCCCAAGCTCCAGTCTCCGTGACGGTGCGGCTGCCTCGGGGATATTTCCGCGACATGCCGGAGAGCGAGGGGCCCGTGGTGCCGCACCAAGCAGTCCCGCGCAAGGGGAAGTGCGAGGGGTCCGAGGTGGCTCTGCGAGGCGCGTGTTGGCACAAGGGCGACCCGCGAGAGAAGAAGGACGGGAAGTGCCCCGATGACAAGTGGCAGTGGCGCGGGGAGTGCTACGTCCCAGTGGTGCTGGAGTCACGGAGCATGAGGAGCGGCAAGGACGAGTAGGGCGGGGGGGGAAAACCCCACCAATATCCGCTCATCCCCCTTGATCCCTGGCCAACACTCGGGGGAGGCTCTCGGGCGACAAGTCCAGCAGGGGCCCGTCCGGCTGGCCCCCCAAAGCTACGTCCTGGTGTTAGCGGCACCCGGGCGTGGTATAGCTGTGAGCGGCATCCCAAGTCGGGGACTCCTTAGCCGGACGCCCCGTGGAGGATGCCTGCCGTATGGAGGCCCTTTGGCGCGTGCCGCTAACACGCGTCAGGGGGCCTCTGCTTTTGGTGGCGAGTGTCCAGCGACTTTAGCGGAGTCGAAGAGCGGCACACCTGCACGGCGGACTTGCAGGATTTGCTGCAACAGGTCCAACGGGCTGTCGAGTGGCAGGGGCTGAGGGCGGCGCACGCCGAACAGACCCTGGAGGAGGCCCGCCGCGAGCTGGGGCGGCTCCGCGAGCAGGCGCGCGATGACGCCGCCGCGCTGGCGGAGCTCCGCGGCGACGTCGCGCGGCTCCGGGAGGAGCGCTCCGGCCTGGTGCGCGCGATGGTGACCGCGCAGCTCCGTCTCTCGGCGGTGCGGCCTGGAGACTGCCTCCTGTCGTTTGGCCGGGACTCGGCCCCCCCCGTGCGCCTGGTCGCAGTGGAGATGACGGGGACCTGGCCGCCTGCCCCCATCGAGGGGGAGGACGACACGGACGCCAAGGGCTAGCCCATGGCGCGTCGCTGGAGTGGCACGCCAACGCCGGTCGGCGGGCTGCCCCTGTTGCCCGGGCAAGGGCACAGGGAGCGCCCTGGCGCACCGCCACGCGCGCAGGCGCGGGGGCAGGCGCGCCGCTCCGGTCTCGACGTTGGGCCGTCGACGGGGCCGTCTACGCTGCCAGCGGAGACGGTGGCGGAGCTGCGCCAGGCGACGGCAGACGGCCGGCGGCGGCTGGGGCAGAAGCAGCGCATCCAGGACGAGTACGCGCGCCGCAACCGCGAGCGGCGGCGGCGGCGAGCGTTGGCCATCCAGTCCGGCAAGGACAAGCCGGTGGTGGGCCCGGTCGGGTTTCGGCCGTCCGAGGTGTCCAAGCCAGGTGCGTACGTGACGCTGGAGGACTGCCACGGGCTCCACGACCTCGTGCGCGGCTCGCCTGGCGCTGCGGCCGAGCTGGCCGAGCTGCGCGCGAGCCACCCGTCACGCCAGGCCGCGCCGCCTGCTGCGCTGGCCATCGCTGCGGCCCTCTACGCCACGCGCAAGGCCACCACGGGCGCGGACCTCATGGATTGCGCCTCCCTCGGCTGGCAGGTGCCAGTGCGGACCTGGTGCGAGCTCATCGGGTACTCGGAGAGGGCGGTACAGGCCGCGATGGCCTGGCTGGCGGATGAGGGCTACATCCGCCGCCACGCGGACTACGTCACGGTGCAGCACCTCACGCGCCTTCGGCCGGAGTGGGACCAGCTCGACGCGTGGCGCGATGCACGCGGCAAAGAGCGCCGCTGGGTGCAGGTCTACTCCGTGACCTACCTGACGGTCGCCGGCGCGGCCTGGCTGGAGCGCGCTGGCTTCGACGTGGTGCCGACCCGTGCTCATGGCCAAGCGTGGCGCCGTACGGGCTTCATCGCGCACATGGGCCGAGCGCTGAATCGCCTGTGGAGAACCGTACGGCGGAGGCTGAGCGGTAGTGGCTCCTCCGCCGTAGGCGCTGTACCTGTTTGCACCCCTTACCCTGCAACGCAGGTGGTAGATGTATCTAAGCGCAGCACCTCCCCCACGGAATCAGCCAAGCCCGACCGGGAGCTAAGTGGGCGGAGTCGTCCCCCGGAGGGGACGACGTCGAATGGAGGCCCATCAGCCAAGCCCGGCTCCATGCCCGCTGGAGCGGCTATCCCTCGGGTGGAGAGCGCGCCCGCCAAGGCGGGACGCGCTGACATGAGAGGCCCATCAGCCGAGCTCGTGGGCCCCCTCCCGGTGGCATCGTCGCCCAGTTGGCGAGACAAACTCAGCCTCACCGCTGAGGGCATTGCCGCGGGGCTGGCCTGGGAGGGGGGCGGGCTGGTCGCGTACGCCGAGCTCGTGGAGCGGTGCTGGACTCGGACGGTCCCCGTCCAGGTGCTGGCACCTGCGGATGCGCCAGGCACGTCCCGCCGTCGCTACCGCCAGCCGTCCACGTGGCGGTGCCGGAGCTGCGGGGCCGTGTCGTCGCGCAACCCGAGCTCGGACCGTCCACTCCGCCACGCGGAGGGGTGTGCTGCCGTCGGGGCCTGGCGTGCGGCGGGGCCCGCGACCGAGCTGGTCTGGTCTCCGGCTGTGACGCCCGAGCTGGCCTGGCCGGAGGACTGGGCCGCGCACCCTGAGCTGCGGCCGCGCCTGCGCAGGCTGTTTGGGCCGGTACTGGCCGAGCTGACGCGGCGGCTGCAAGCTCACGCCGAGCAGACGCGCCGCGCCGAGGAGGCGCAGCAGGCCGCTGCCGCGGCCGAGCGCGCCCGCTTGGACGCTTGGATGTCTAAACATCCAAGCGCTTGGACGTCTGTGCGTGCAGATGAGGCTATCCGATGCACCGCGGATGACCCGCCAGGTCCGCTGGGGCGGCCGGTGTTGTGCCTGTGCGAGCAGTGTGTGGACCTGCGGAGGAGGGACGACTGATGATGCGCGACACGTGGGCGGAGGCAGGGCGCCTGAATCCACATCGGTGCGAGCGTGGGCCGAAGCCGTTTGCCCCGCCGGTGCCGGCGGCGCATGGCGCTGGCTCCGCGGCGGCCGTCGAGCTGCCCCCAGAGGCACGCGACCCACGCACTTGGGGCACGCCGGCGCGGATGGTGCCGCTCAAGGAGGCGGCGCGTAAGGCTCGCGTGGACGAGTCCACGATGAGGCGGTGGTGCGTGCAGGGATGGGTGCTCGCGGAGCGCTTGGCTGGCGGACACGGCCCGTGGCTCGTTGCGGTGGACGTCCGAGGTATCCCGGTGTCAGCTCCGGAGGTCAACCCCGGAGGTGACCATGCCCGCTCGCCGCGGTCGCGCCGATAGGCGCGTAGATGCTCAGGTGTCTAAGCGCTCAAATGCTAAGACGCATAAGAGTATAAATGGTGAAATGTTTGGACGTCTGGGCGTGCGTGCCGCGTGTTACCTCCGGGTCTCGCGAGGCAGCCAGACGGTCGATAACCAGCGGGCGCCGCTTGAGCGCGTGGTGGTTGCTCGTGGCTGGACGCCGGTCTGGTACGAGGAGACCGTCAGCGGTGCGGCAGGGCGGCGCCCCGTGTACGAGCAGATGATGCGGGACGCGCAGTCAGGTCACGTCAGCGTCGTTGTCGTGGCTGCGCTGGACCGGCTGGGTCGGTCGATGTCCCAGCTCGTGACCGCGATTGAGCAACTGCACTCGTGGGGGGCGAGCGTCGTTGCCCTCCGAGAGGGCCTGGACACCGCATCGGCCGGAGTCGTGCGTACGATGCTGGTAGGAGTGTTTGCGGCGCTCGCTGATGCCGAGCGCCAGTACATCTCCGAGCGGACGCGCGCAGGTTTGGCGCGCGCGCGCGCTCAGGGCACAAAGAGTGGCCGTCCAATCGGCCGACCGCGCAAATACGTGGACCAGGTGCGCGCCGGCGCGAAGCTGCTGGCAGTTGGTGACGCGTCCATGCGCGACGTCGCGCGGCGAGTTGGGGTGCCCCTGACAACCCTGCGCGACCATCTTGCGAGGGAGCGCGCCGCGCGAGAGGAGGCCGAGCGCGCCGCGCGTGACGCCGTGGGTAGGATGGCAGCCGCCGCCGACCGTGCGCGGAAACCCTAGGTTGTGGCGGCCGCGCGCGCGGCCCGAAAATCACGGGGTTGTCCGGGTAGGGTTCGGCGCGCGGCAATCGGTCGGTTTGCGCGCGCCGACCAGGCCCGCCGGCGAGCTCCAGGACCACGACCAGGTGCCGGAGCTCGAGCTCGGGCCGGGCCCTGGCGGTCAGTGGAGGTGGTGGGCCTCTCGGCGCGGCGGTAGCGCGTCGATGCGGCGATAGTCGATATCGGAGTGACCGAGCGCTCCGACTGCGCGGCGGAATGCCTCGGTGACGATGACGAGGGTTGGCGCGTCTGCGACCCGGAACGCATCGGCGGCAGGGAGCGACGACTCGTCAAGCCAGTAGTCCTCGGGGAGTGTCCAGTCCTCGCGCTCGCACACAGCGCATTGCCGACGCGGCCCCGGGATGCTGTCGGGATGGAGTGCGCCTGCGAGTGGTAGCGCGAGCTCGACGAGCTGCTCGCCGCCCACGAGCTCCGTCCGCACGGGCGTAATGCCGCGCAGGCCCCGCGCCTGCACCGCGGCCAGGGCGTCCTCGCGCAACAGCACTCCCCACGGGGGCATGACGAGCGTTGCCGGGCCCCATGTCCCGCTTGCTGCGCCCAGCAGAGGACCAAACTCCGTGCCCGGCATGAGGCATGTGCCTGGTGGACACACCGCGCGCACCTGGTCGCGGAGGTGTGAGTAGGTTGCCCAGTCCTCCGGGCCGCCCGTGGCCTGGAGCTGGGCCGCGAGCTCGGTGTGGGGCGCCAGGTCGACGTTGGGATAGGCCAGGAGTCCCGCCCACGTCTCCCCGCATCCCGGGCAGTCGCGGAGCCCAGGCAGGCTCCATCGCCGCGCGCTGGTCGTGAGCTCTCCGGACCATCGGGGCCAGGCGTGGCTGCGGTCGATGACGTAATAGGTCATTGGCGCTGGTACGGCTGGAGAGAGGGGGCGGCTTGCCAGTACGTCATAGGGATGCCGAATAGGTTGTAGCGCTGGACCATGTAGCTCGCTCTCTCGTAGTTGGCCGCCTTGGTCGCCTGTCCCTTGGTGGAGCGTATCCACTCGTCCCACTCTGTGTTCCACGGCCCGCGGTACGGGAGCCTGTGGAGGTACTGGTGCTCGTCGAGGGCCATCCAGAGGGTCCAGTCATGGACGTTGATGCCGCGGCCGCGGAAGTAGCCGCGGAACGCCTGCGGGAAGATGTGGTGGCGCTCCTTGGGCCGTCGCGCCCACTCCTTGGCTTGTTGCTCCGCCTCTACCTGGCTCGGCAACTGCTCGGGCCGATACCAGTGGATGACGAGGACTGGTTGCGGTGCCGGGCCCGCGAGCGGTGCGCCCCAGTTGCGCTGGGGGTTGGCAATGGGAGGGCGGACCGGCGCGCCGGGAAATCGCGCGCGGACGACGCTGGGGCTCGCGGCCACCAGGTCCTCGCAGATGTAGAGGCCGCACACCTCACCGACGCACGCCGGCATGAGGCAGCGGTCAGCCTCCGGGTCGTCGCACTCCGTGTCGTCGTGGTCGTCCGTAAGCGGCACGGTGGCGCACGACAGTGCGGCCGCG from Myxococcus stipitatus harbors:
- a CDS encoding glycoside hydrolase family 19 protein, whose amino-acid sequence is MSGGVVAALLAAAVSGAGGLLVLRRRAPAGVQDVLTLDELRELTPRLTEAKRVEYLPYINQALREWDITSYARVTAWLGQMLFESNQFAAWREVGDASAYEGRASLGNTQPGDGERFRGRGPVQLTGRDNYTRAGKALGLPLATQPELVERPEVGFRTAAWFWRSGNGDLNPYADLETDDAYLAITRRINGGTNGLEQRRNYWTRAKAALSSRRAAT
- a CDS encoding recombinase family protein, with translation MFGRLGVRAACYLRVSRGSQTVDNQRAPLERVVVARGWTPVWYEETVSGAAGRRPVYEQMMRDAQSGHVSVVVVAALDRLGRSMSQLVTAIEQLHSWGASVVALREGLDTASAGVVRTMLVGVFAALADAERQYISERTRAGLARARAQGTKSGRPIGRPRKYVDQVRAGAKLLAVGDASMRDVARRVGVPLTTLRDHLARERAAREEAERAARDAVGRMAAAADRARKP
- a CDS encoding double-CXXCG motif protein; translated protein: MTYYVIDRSHAWPRWSGELTTSARRWSLPGLRDCPGCGETWAGLLAYPNVDLAPHTELAAQLQATGGPEDWATYSHLRDQVRAVCPPGTCLMPGTEFGPLLGAASGTWGPATLVMPPWGVLLREDALAAVQARGLRGITPVRTELVGGEQLVELALPLAGALHPDSIPGPRRQCAVCEREDWTLPEDYWLDESSLPAADAFRVADAPTLVIVTEAFRRAVGALGHSDIDYRRIDALPPRREAHHLH
- a CDS encoding TIGR02269 family lipoprotein yields the protein MRWTWLLLTAAAALSCATVPLTDDHDDTECDDPEADRCLMPACVGEVCGLYICEDLVAASPSVVRARFPGAPVRPPIANPQRNWGAPLAGPAPQPVLVIHWYRPEQLPSQVEAEQQAKEWARRPKERHHIFPQAFRGYFRGRGINVHDWTLWMALDEHQYLHRLPYRGPWNTEWDEWIRSTKGQATKAANYERASYMVQRYNLFGIPMTYWQAAPSLQPYQRQ